A genomic segment from Nematostella vectensis chromosome 6, jaNemVect1.1, whole genome shotgun sequence encodes:
- the LOC5521061 gene encoding lysoplasmalogenase-like protein TMEM86A isoform X1, producing the protein MSHLRNLVTCPVCVDIAFDPRSKSPVKQQNGMAACNGASNLASKSYDYFSLLQYRLAPADVLKTAGPKLVPFFKTVCVYFVAWLPESDRPTIFAALLKILPIACLCGFVTLQGVSLTKQHDYSRRILLGLIFSMIGDVCLVWKHSYFIHGMVAFAIAHLLYMRSFGFRPLKPLTGIICLLLMLPFYVFYFPNLKGLLFYAVPVYIVVIGIMVWRAITGLQAQIYSDDGLWRWTKLCACLGALSFAISDAAIGLNKFCFPIPHSRAIIMFTYYGGQLGIALSTFSLDDEYHLRMKQTLKSQ; encoded by the exons ATGTCCCACTTACGTAATTTAGTCACATGCCCTGTGTGTGTTGACATCGCGTTTGACCCTCGCTCCAAATCACctgtaaaacaacaaaacgGAATGGCGGCCTGCAATGGGGCCAGCAACTTGGCCTCAAAATCGTACGATTACTTCAGTCTCTTGCAGTATAGACTCGCCCCTGCAGATGTG CTAAAAACAGCAGGACCAAAGCTAGTGCCATTCTTCAAAACTGTCTGCGTCTACTTTGTGGCCTGGCTCCCTGAGTCTGACAGACCTACTATTTTTGCAGCATTGCTTAAAATCTTGCCTATTGCTTGCCTCTGTGGTTTTGTCACACTTCAGGGTGTTTCCCTTACCAAGCAACATGACTACAGTCGGCGCATTCTCCTGGGCTTGATATTCTCAATGATCGGTGATGTCTGTTTGGTGTGGAAACATTCCTACTTCATTCATGGGATGGTAGCTTTTGCCATAGCTCATCTTTTGTACATGCGCTCTTTTGGATTCCGACCTTTGAAGCCTCTTACAGGAATCATTTGCCTTCTGTTGATGCTGCCGTTTTATGTGTTCTACTTCCCAAACCTTAAAGGACTACTGTTTTATGCAGTTCCTGTCTACATTGTGGTCATCGGCATCATGGTTTGGAGAGCCATTACTGGTCTTCAGGCACAGATCTATAGCGACGACGGACTATGGCGCTGGACCAAGCTATGTGCCTGCCTTGGGGCTCTGTCCTTCGCTATCTCAGATGCAGCCATTGGACTTAACAAGTTCTGCTTTCCCATCCCTCACTCTCGTGCTATCATCATGTTCACCTATTATGGCGGCCAGCTGGGCATTGCGCTGTCCACATTCAGTTTGGATGATGAGTACCACCTGCGCATGAAG
- the LOC5521061 gene encoding lysoplasmalogenase-like protein TMEM86A isoform X2, with protein sequence MTLSMLKTAGPKLVPFFKTVCVYFVAWLPESDRPTIFAALLKILPIACLCGFVTLQGVSLTKQHDYSRRILLGLIFSMIGDVCLVWKHSYFIHGMVAFAIAHLLYMRSFGFRPLKPLTGIICLLLMLPFYVFYFPNLKGLLFYAVPVYIVVIGIMVWRAITGLQAQIYSDDGLWRWTKLCACLGALSFAISDAAIGLNKFCFPIPHSRAIIMFTYYGGQLGIALSTFSLDDEYHLRMKQTLKSQ encoded by the exons ATGACATTATCCATG CTAAAAACAGCAGGACCAAAGCTAGTGCCATTCTTCAAAACTGTCTGCGTCTACTTTGTGGCCTGGCTCCCTGAGTCTGACAGACCTACTATTTTTGCAGCATTGCTTAAAATCTTGCCTATTGCTTGCCTCTGTGGTTTTGTCACACTTCAGGGTGTTTCCCTTACCAAGCAACATGACTACAGTCGGCGCATTCTCCTGGGCTTGATATTCTCAATGATCGGTGATGTCTGTTTGGTGTGGAAACATTCCTACTTCATTCATGGGATGGTAGCTTTTGCCATAGCTCATCTTTTGTACATGCGCTCTTTTGGATTCCGACCTTTGAAGCCTCTTACAGGAATCATTTGCCTTCTGTTGATGCTGCCGTTTTATGTGTTCTACTTCCCAAACCTTAAAGGACTACTGTTTTATGCAGTTCCTGTCTACATTGTGGTCATCGGCATCATGGTTTGGAGAGCCATTACTGGTCTTCAGGCACAGATCTATAGCGACGACGGACTATGGCGCTGGACCAAGCTATGTGCCTGCCTTGGGGCTCTGTCCTTCGCTATCTCAGATGCAGCCATTGGACTTAACAAGTTCTGCTTTCCCATCCCTCACTCTCGTGCTATCATCATGTTCACCTATTATGGCGGCCAGCTGGGCATTGCGCTGTCCACATTCAGTTTGGATGATGAGTACCACCTGCGCATGAAG
- the LOC5520961 gene encoding RRP15-like protein, whose product MAANKVEVQYSESEPENSDNASEDGDVESEGEENLQSKSRWADAMSQILNKPLTDNKPVILSKYQKGSKRKAEHREEMKKKKAKAQEKHAILEKDHIIPDKSNLDYDRNLVKIATRGVVKLFNAVSKHQKEMDTKLSKATTETKKTKVMESLTKSSFLDMLKRSSDATVTEESTETTKKANQKGNKSEKMDEQKSSNSWNILRDDFMMGAKLKDWDKEEGKSTELQDYELQAQGSDDDQSDESDQSDSS is encoded by the exons ATGGCGGCCAACAAAGTAGAAGTTCAATACTCGGAAAGCGAACCAGAAAACTCAGATAACGCGAGCGAAGATGGCGACGTTGAGAGCGAAG GTGAAGAGAACCTTCAGAGTAAAAGTAGATGGGCCGATGCCATGTCACAAATTCTTAATAAACCCCTCACAGATAATAAA CCAGTAATATTGTCCAAATATCAAAAAGGCAGTAAAAGGAAAGCTGAGCATAgagaagaaatgaaaaagaaaaag GCTAAAGCACAAGAGAAACATGCAATTCTTGAGAAAGACCATATAATCCCTGACAAATCAAATCTAGATTATGACAGAAACCTTGTGAAAATAGCTACAAGAGGGG TTGTGAAATTATTCAATGCAGTAAGTAAACATCAGAAGGAGATGGACACAAAATTAAGTAAAGCAACAACtgagacaaagaaaactaaag TAATGGAGTCATTGACAAAGTCATCATTTCTGGACATGCTCAAGAGGTCATCCGATGCAACAGTCACTGAAGAATCCACAGAAACAACTAAAAAAGCAAATCAAAAGGGGAACAAG AGTGAGAAGATGGATGAACAGAAGTCTTCTAACTCTTGGAACATACTACGGGATGATTTTATGATGGGCGCAAAACTCAAAGACTGGGACAAGGAGGAGGGCAAATCCACTGAACTCCAAGATTACGAACTGCAGGCTCAAGGGTCAGATGATGACCAATCAGATGAAAGTGACCAATCAGACTCGAGCTAG